The window GGGCCCGTGGCGTCCCAAGGAGGGGATCCAGCGGGGGTCGGTCCTCGACATGCCGGTCGCCCCCGGTGATCCGCTGACCATCGGGCACGGGGCGACGCAGGACGCGCCGCGCATCGATCGCGCGAACGCCGCCACGATCATGAAGATCCCGGTCCTCCCCATTTCATACGAAGACGCGCAGCCGCTGCTCGCGGCCATGCAGGGGCCCGTGGCGCCCGAGGCCTGGCGCGGCGCGCTGCCGATCACCTACCGACTTGGTGGCGGCGGGCCTGCCCGTGTGCGCCTCGCGGTGGAACATGACTGGAAGCTCACCCCCGTCTACAACGTCGTGGCCACACTTCGCGGGGCAACGGCCCCGGATGAGTGGATCGTGCGCGGCAACCATATCGACGGTTGGGTGAATGGCGCGCAGGACCCGATCGCCGGGATGGCGGCGGAGCTGGAGGAGGCGCGCGCGATGGGCGAGCTGTACAAGCAGGGCTGGCGACCGAAGCGCACGATCGTGTACGCCGGGTGGGACGCCGAGGAGCCGGCGTTGCTCGGATCCACCGAGTGGGCGGAGCACCATCGCGACGAGTTGCGCCAGAAGGCCGTGGCCTACATCAACACAGATGGCAATGGCCGGGGGTACCTCGGCGCCGGCGGCTCACACTCCCTCGAACGCTTCATCAATGAAGTCGCCCGAGAGGTGGAAGACCCGGAGACCAAGCTCCCCGTCTGGAAGCGGCTCCAGGCGCAGGTGATTCGCAACGGGGGGCCCGTGCAGAAGCGCGAGGCGCGTGAGCGCTCCGACCTGCGCATCGGGGCCCTGGGCTCTGGCTCGGACTACACGCCGTTTATCCAGCACCTGGGGATCGCCTCGCTCAACCTCGGCTTTGGTGGGGAGGACGGGGGCGGCATCTATCACTCGGTGTACGACACCCCCCAGTGGTACGAGCGCTTCAGCGACACCGACTATGCCTACGGTCGAGCGCTCTCGCAGGTCACCGGCATCGCCGTCATGCGGTTGGCGAGCGCCGACGTGTTGCCGTACCAGTTCAACAACCTCGCGGAGACGATTCGCGGGTACGTCGCCGAGGTGAAGACCCTGCGCGACGAAGTGGCAGGGCGCGTGGCGGAGACCAACCGCATGGTGGATGAGGGCGTCTTTGTCGCCACGGAAGACCCCAAGGCGCCGCTCACGCACCCCGTGCGCGAGCCCCTGCCCCCGCACCTCAACTTTGCCCCGCTGGAGAATGCCGTCGATTCCCTGGCCCGCATGGCCGCGCGGTATGAGCGTGCGTTAGGCTCCGCCCTGCTGGGCAGCACGACGGCCCTGCAGCACACGCGCGCCAACGCCATGCTGCGCGATGTCGAGCGCGCCTTTACCTCCAACGAGGGGCTCCCGAAGCGCCCGTGGTATCGCCACCTGCTGTACGCCCCCGGGCTCTACACGGGATATGGCGTGAAGACGCTCCCCGGCGTTCGCGAGGCCATTGAACTGAAGGAATGGACGGCCGCCGAGCGCGAGGTCGCACGGCTCTCGCGGGCGATCGAGGCGGCGGCCGGGCAGATCGCGGCGATTTCCGCAACGCTGGAGGGACGATGAGGGAGCTTCCACAGATGAAGCACAGGCAGCACGAAAGCGGGGCAGCACGCGTCAGGGCTTGCTGGTCGCGTGCTCCCCGTGCTCCCCGTGCTGCTCGTGCCTCACGTGCCGCGCAGTGGTTGTGGCCCCTCCTCATCACCGCCGCCTGCACCCCACCCGCCACCCTCGGCGCCGCCCTCGACCGCGTGCCCTACGACGTGGTCATCGAGAACGCGAAGGTCGTGGACGGCACCGGCAATTCGTACTTCTACGGCGATGTAGGGCTGCGGGGCGATCGCATCGCCGCCGTGCGGCCGGCGGGCGCCCTGCGCACGGCCGTCGCGCGGGAGCGCGTGAGCGCCAACGGCAAGGTCGTGGCCCCGGGCTTCATCGACATCCAGGGACACAGCTGGGACGCGGTGCTGTGGCGCGATGGACGCGTGCCGTCGATGGTCACGCAGGGGGTCACGAGCCAAATCCTCGGTGAGGCCACCACACCGGCCCCCTCAAATGCAGCCTTCGAGGCCCTGGAAGGGATCGCGCAGATGACGCCGCGCCGCGCCGAGCTGCAGCGCTCGTTCAGGGGCCCCCGCGGCTTCGACACCTGGCTGCGCGCCATCGAGGCGAACGGGAACTCCATCAACGTCGGGTCGTACCTCGGGGCGACCACCGTGCGCGCCTATGCCATGGCGCAGGCACCGGGAATGCCCGATGCCGCCCGGCTCGACACGATGCGCGCCGTGGTGCGCAACGCCATGATGGACGGAGCGTTTGGCATCTCGTCCGCGCTCATCTACCCGCCGGGCGCCTACGCCTCGACCACCGAGTTGATCGAGATGGCGAAAGCCATGGCGCCGTTCCAGGGGAACTACATCACCCACATGCGCTCCGAAGACGACTCCCTCTTCGAGGCGATGGACGAGGCGTTCCGCATTGCCCGCGAGGGCGGCGTGGCACTCAACATCTACCACCTCAAGGCTTCGAACAAGCGCAACTGGCACAAGGCCCCGGGGATGATGGCGAAGATCGACTCCGCGCGCGCGACGGGGATGGATGTGGCCGGCACCATGTATCCCTACCCGTTCAGCGGGAACAACCTTGGCGAGTGCCTCCCCGATTGGACGTCGGAGAATGGCAAGCTCTGGGACAACCTGCGAGATGCCTCCTTGCGGGCGCGCATCGTCCGCGACATGACCGACATGAATGGCGCGCCGCTGTGCCAGCTGGAGGGCCCCTCGGCCTACATGGTCGCCAATTTCGGCAAGCCCCAGCACGCGAAGTACGAAGGGAAGTTCCTCAACGAGATCGCCGCGGATCTGGGCAAGCCCTGGGCCGAAGCCATCATCGAGTTGATGCTCGCCGAGGGGCGCGACCTGTCCAAGATCAACTTCACCATGTCCGAGGAGAACGTGCGGATGCAGCTCCGGTATCCGTTCGTAGTGATCGGCACCGACGCCGGGGGCGTTGATCCGGACAGCGCCCGAGGGGTTGTGCACCCGCGAGCCTACGGCACCTATCCGCGCATCCTCGGCCGTTACGTCCGCGAACAACGCCTGCTCACCCTTGAGGATGCCGTGCGTCGGATGTCCGGGGCCGTCGCCGCCCGGTTGAACCTTGGGGATCGCGGGCTGTTGCGCGAGGGGATGAAGGCCGATGTGGTCTTGTTTGATGAGAAGACCATCATTGACGTCGCAACCCCAGAGCGGCCGCACCAGCTGAGTCGCGGGGTCGAACAGGTGTGGGTAAATGGCGTGCGCGTGCTTCGCGACGCCCGCCACACGAACGCCAAGCCTGGCAAGACCCTTCGAGGCCCGGGCTGGACGGGCTAGTGGCCAGGCTGTCGGTCCCTGACTGCCCGGTCGCCCGCTCGCCCGCCGCGCGCAACGCGAGCGGCGGGTGAGCCGTGGCCCGGAGTTTGAACGCGTTCTCTCACGGGACTGCGAACGCACCCTCGATTCTCCCTCATTACCTTCCGGCAGCCCCTGCCATTCCCCTCCCCGAATGACCGACGCCAAGACCTGCCCGCAATGTGGCAAGCTCTATGGCGCTGACGACCGGTTCTGCACGGTTGACGGCGCGGCGCTGATCGCGTCGGCCGGAGCCTCCATCATCGGGACGGTGATCGCGGACCGTTTCCTGGTGCAGGAGAAGCTGGGCGAGGGCGGAATGGGCGAGGTCTACCTTGCCGAGCACGTGCGCATGAAGCGCAAGGTCGCGCTCAAGCTCATGCGCCCGTGGATGCTCGGCGATCCGGTCGCGGTCGGCCGCTTTCATCGGGAGGCCGAGAACGCGTCGCAGATTTCGCACCCCAACGTGGCGGCCGTCTACGACTTCGGAGAAACGGCCGAGCGCGTGGTCTACCTGGCCATGGAATACGTCGACGGCGAACCGCTGTCGCGTATCCTGCAGCGCGAGGGCTACCTGAATGTCGTGCGCACGGCGGAGATCGTGCGGCAGGTGGCGGAGGCACTCACCGCAGCCCATGGGATGGGCATCCTGCACCGTGACCTCAAGCCGGACAACGTCATGGTCGCCCGCTCCAAGCACGGCACCGACGTTGTGAAGCTCGTGGATTTCGGCATCGCCCGAGCGATGAACCGACAGACGCAGCAGTTCACGTCGACGGGGCTGGTCGTGGGCACCCCGGACTACATGAGTCCGGAGCAGCTCTCGGGCGATGAAATGGATGGCCGGAGTGACCTGTACGCCCTCGCCTTGATGGCGTACAAGATGCTCACCGGCGGTGGCGCTTATTCGGACAGCTCCAGCGGCGAGTCGTTGGTCTCTCGCCTGACGGGCAAGCCGAAGCGCCTCGCGACTCACCGGACCGGTGTGGTGTGGCCGGAAAGCCTGCAAGCGGCGTTTGATCGTGCCTTGGCTCCCGATCCCGAGCAGCGTCACGCCGACCCGATGGAATTTGTCGCCGAGCTGGACGCGGCCGTGATGCAGATGCCGCTCGGCGAGATCGAGCAATCGTACATGGTGGCCCTGTCCCAGCGACACCCGACGCCGGTGCGCGGCGGGCTCGCCCTGGAGGGGGCGACGCCACCTTCCGGGTTGAGTGCGGTGCCGGCGAAGACGCCCACGGTCGCGAGGCCGGCCGTACCGACCCCGACCGCCGCCACGGCGGTGATGGCGCCCATCGTCGCGGATCCACCGGCCACACCACCACCGCAGGCCGCGCGTGGTGGTGGAGCACCGCCCCGCCGGTCGCCCCTTCTGCCGATCGTTGGAGGGGCCGGCATCCTCGCCGCGGCGGGTTGGCTCTGGTTCCAGCGCGATCGTCCCCCGGTGCCGGCCGCGCCCCCGGCCATTGCGTCCACTGCCGCCCTGACCCCTCCGGCGGATTCGGTGGAGGTCGCCCCTGCCGCACCTGCGGCGTCGCCCGCGGTCACGATGGACAGCGTCGTCGGCGCAGCACGGCGCGCGACCGTGGCCGCGTGGCAGTCCGCCGGAAGTCGTCGCGGTGCCGCCGTCCTGCTGGACCGCGATGGCCTCGCCGTCACCGCGGCCTCCCTGGTGGGAACCGACAGCACGGTCGACGTCTTCCACGACGCGAACACGCGTATTCGTGTGCCCGTGTTGTCACTGGACCGGGCCACGGGGCTCGCCACCTTGCAGATCAACGTGAGGAAGTGCACGCGGTGTGCGCCCCTCTCGGTGGCGGCGGCATCTCCTGCGGTCGGCGACTCGGTGATCCTCCTTCCCGCGAGTGGCCGGGACGACGGCGAGCGCGTGGTGACCACCGTGGCGACCGTGACGCCGGCCCTCACCCTGGCGATCCTGCCGCGGTCGGCGAACGGGAGCGTGGTCGTGGCGCTTCGGTCGCACCAGGTCGTGGGGCTCGTCGATGGCAACCGTGTCGTGGCCCAGGGCGTCCTCGGTGAGGCGGTCACTCGCGCCCGGGGCGCGGTGGGTGGACGCACACCGCCGAGCGAGGTGATCCCCATCTGGCCGTCGCGGGCCGTCCCGCGCAGCGAGTTGTCGGATGCTGCCCTCAAGGCCGTGGACGCCAACATCGCGCAGTATCAGCTGACCCAGCGTGACGTCACCCTGCTGGCCATGACGCCGCTCGTTATGCAGCGCCGGCTGGATGAGGCGGCCAATCCCATGAACGTGAATGGCGCCCTCGACCCGATCGGGGCATGGACGTCATGGAAGGCCACGGTCGCGGAGCGGCGCGCGGTTGTCGTCCTGTACGCGTCGCACGCGAAGGCGACATTCCTCAAGTGGCCCCCAAAGCCGGAAAACTTCCGCAACGCCGAGGCGGCGACGGTGCGCCTCTTCCGTGGGGACTCCCTGGTTGCTCCGATCGAAACGGCGCGTATTCCCGCCCTGACGAGCAATGGCAAGAACGCCATTCCGACCGCGGCGCTTGCGTCGTACTCCGGACTCGACTTCCGTGCGGGCGCCGGCTGGCGCGTCGAGGTGGCGGACCCTCAGGGCAAGGTGTTGCTCAGCCAGCCTCTCCCGGTCGGGACCCTCGAGGCGATTCGGCGCGACCTCGCCTTCCTGTTTCGTTAGGCCAGGGCGTCCGCGGCCACGCGCGCGCATTCGGCGAGGACAGCACCCCCGACCAGGATCGCCTCGTCGTGCGCGTAGAAGCGCGGGTTGTGCGCGGCGATCCGTTCGCCGCCCGCCTCGCGCGCCCCGATCCGCAGGAAGCAGCCGGGAATCCGCTCCATGTAGAAGGCGAAGTCCTCGCCGCCCATGTTGGTGATCCCGAAGGGGACCACCGCCCCCGTGCCTAACGCGCGATCAGCTGCCGCGCGCGCCCACCCGGCTTCGCGCGCCGGATTCACGATGGGCGGCGTGCCCCGTTCCATGAGCGCGTTCACCTGCACGCCATGGGCTTCGCCGACGGCGGTCGCCAGGCGGGCGACCTCGTCCAGCAGGCGCTGGCGGGTGACCGGATCCATGGCGCGCAGCGTCCCCGTCATGGTCACCAACTCGGGAATGACGTTGGAAGCCACCCCGCCGTGGATGGACCCAACCGTGACCACGGCCGGCGCGGCGGGATCGAGCCGTCGCGCGACGATCGTCTGCAACGCGGTGACGATCGCGGCCGCGGCGACAATGGGGTCGGCCGACTCATGCGGCCGCGCGCCGTGCGCTCCGCGGCCGCGGACTTCGAGGGTGAACATGTCGGCCGACGCCGCGAGTGGTCCCGGCTCGGCAATGACCTCTCCCACGGCAAACCGGCGGTCGACATGGCCGCCGAAAATGGCGGCCACGCGGTCGAGTGCCCCGGCGTCCAACATCGCGCGTGCGCCCGTCCCAACTTCTTCGGCTGGCTGGAGGACGACCAGCACGTCCGAACGCGCTGGTCGGTCCAGCAACGACATGGCGGCCGCAATGGTCCAGGTCGCGTGGACGTCGTGCCCGCAGGCGTGCATCACACCGTCGCAGGTGGAGGGGTAGGGGAGGCCGGTCGCCTCGTGGATTGGAAGGGCGTCGATGTCCCCGCGGAGGGCGACGCGCGGTGCCGCCGGATCGGAGCCCGGCACCACGGCGGTCACCCCGGTTCCGGCCACACGGCGAATGTCGCGGGCCCCAAGCGAGTACAGCATCTCCTCGAGGCGCGCGGCCGTGCGATGTTCCTGCCACGAGAGCTCGGGATGGGCATGCAGGTCGCGGCGGAGGGCGTAGAGCGCATCGACCTGCGCCGCACTGAAGCACGCGCGAGCGTGCGTGATCGCAGGTAGTTCGTTTGACACGTGAATCCCCCTATGCGCCGTCCAGCCAATCGCCAATGTGGATCGGCTGCGTCTTCGCCTTCGGTGCCCCGTCGACCGTCTGCCGTCCAGTCCCTACGCCAGCGTCTCCACCCGCACCGTCAGGTCGTCGATCCGATCGCGGTCCACCGTGACGCCGATGCCCGGGCGGTCGAGCGGAACCCGCGTCGTGCCGTCGGGTCCCATCGTCCATTCCGGGGTGACCACGTCGCGGGCCCAGTACCGCGCACTTGGGCTGATGTCGCCCGGCTTCTTGAAGTTGGGCAGCGACGCGAGCGCGATGTTGTACGCACGGCCGATCCCGCTTTCCAGCATCCCGCCGCACCAGACCGGGAGCCCGTGTGATGCGCAGAAGTCGTGAATGGCGATGGAGGCTGTGAATCCACCGACGCGCCCTGGCTTGATGTTGATGATCCGGCCGCTACCGAGGGTCACCATGTCTTGCGCGCGCTCGAGGCAGGTAATGGACTCGTCGAGGCAGATCGGCGTCTTGAGCTGTTTCTGCAGCTCGGCATGGCGCACGATGTCGTCCCACGCCAAGGGCTGCTCGAACATCATCAGGTTGAGGTCGTCCATCGCAACAAACGTGTCGATGTCGTCGAGCGTGTACGCGTTGTTTGCGTCTGCCATTAAGGGCGCATCCGGGAACGCCTGGCGCGCGGCGCGCACGAAGTCGACGTCCTTCCCTGGGCCGATCTTGATCTTCACCTTGCGGTAGCCCTCGGCGAGGGCACCGCGCACCTTCTCGACGAGGGCCTCCGGTGAGGGCTGGATCCCCAGCGAGATCCCCACGTCCACCCTCTCGCGCGTTCCGCCGATAAGGCGGGCGAGGGGGATCCCCAGGCGCTCGGCCTCGACGCCCCACATCCCCATCTCGACGGCCGCCTTGGCCATGTTGTGCCCGCGAAAGCCGCGGTCGAGTTCCGCGTGGACCTCAGCCGGAGATCCAAATTTCCGCCCGATGATGCGCGGGGCGACCCAGCGGACGAGCATAGGCCAGCACGAGTCCACGACGTCCGGCAGGTAATTCGGTGCGTCATCGGCCACACATTCACCCCACGACGTCGCCCCGCTGGCGTCTTCCAGCTCAATCAGGACGATCCGGCGGGCGGACATCGTTCCCGAGGAAATCTGGAAGGGTTCCTTGAGCGGGAGCGTGATCTCGCGCAGGGTCAGGCGAACGATCTGCAGCATGGCAGTCAGGCCGGGGAGTGGGAGAGGACGTAGTAGGGCAGGGTGCCTTCGTGGGCGCGGACGAAGCGCGTGACGGCGTATCCTCGCGCCAGGAGGGGCACCACGGCGCGTCGCACCGCCAGCCGCCAGACGAGCGGCAAGTCGGCGCCATGCGCCCGAAGGGACTCGGCATCCGCCGGAACCTGAAGGCGCACGCTGGGCGCGCTGCCGGTGTCACGGACCATCGGACGGCCGTGGTCGTCGAGCGGATTCACGAGGGGGAGTGCCACATCACCTGCGGCCGGCAGGTCCGCGCCGCGCACGGGGTGGGAGGGGCGGGTCAGGTCCCACGCCGCGATGAATCGGTCGGTGGGGACGGCGCCGTGCAGGGTGCTCCCCGTGTTTGATCCGTACATATCCTCGGCGTAGTCACTTGCGCGCGCGCCAAGCTTGTTGAGGTTGAGGTGCGCGTTGCGGGCGACCAACGGGTCAAAGGTCCAGTACATGACCTGGACGCCGAGGGCCACGCACCGCTCACGCTGGTACTGCTTGAGCAACTCGCCGATGTGATGGCCGCGGGCATCTTCTCGCACCGCCAGCATGTCGGACCAATGCGCCAGACGTCCGTCCCGGATCCCGGTCATCCCGAAGACAAAACCGAGCATCCGGCCGTCCGCGTCGAACGCGCCGGCGGTCACGCCCCCGATCTTCTGGCTGACCCGCAGGATGGCGCTGGGCACCCGCTCGGAGAAACCCTCACCCCAAGTGGCCTCCTGGAGGGCGACACACGCCTGATACTCCTCGAGCGTCGCCAGCTCGCGGATGGTGATCGGGGGAGTGGAGGCCATGAGAACGGGTTGGGCTTGCGGCGGGTCCTGAAAGCTGTAGATCAGTGCAGGACCGTTTTGTATACAAATCCAACGTAAGACTGGCAGGAGAAAGGGACATGCGCAAGGTCGTACTTGTGGGAGGGCTCCTCGGAGGGGTCGGTCTGCTTGCCTCCTGCACCGGCCGTGAGCCGGCACCGGGGGCAGCGCGCCCCTACGATGTCGTGCTGCTCGGCGGGCGCGTGGTCGACGGGACTGGCGCCGGGTGGTTTCTGGGTGACGTGGCGATTGCGGGCGACCGCATCGCGCGCATCACACCCGCCGGCATGCTGAAGGATGCCCCGGCTGCCACCAGGGTCGACGCCACCGGGCAGGTGATCGCCCCGGGGTTCATCGACATCCAGAGCCATTCGCGCGACCAGTTCCTCCTCGGGGATGGCCGGGTGGTCTCCAAGATCAGCCAGGGAATCACGACGGAGATCATGGGGGAGGGCTGGACAAATGCTCCAGCCAACGACCAGACCATCGCGATGCTGTCCGGGGTCGATCCCGCCAACGCGCCGGATTCGATCGCGCGCCGATTCACGGGTGCACGGGGATTCGATGCCTGGCTGACCGCGATGCACTCCCATGGGGTGTCGCCGAACATCGGTTCCTTCATCGGCGCCACGACGCTGCGCGGCTTCGCGAAAGGCTCGGCCGAGGGGGCCCCGAGCCCTGCCGAGCTGGACTCGATGCGCGCGGCAACGCGGCGCGCCATGGAAGATGGGGCGTTTGGCGTGGCCAGTGCGTTGATCTATCCGCCCGGTCGGTTTGCCGGGACGGAGGAGTTGGTGGAGATCGCGAAGGCGATGGCCCCGTATGGTGGTGTGTACATCTCCCACATGCGCTCCGAGGCCGACGAGTACCTCGAGGCGATCGATGAGCTGCTGCGGATCGGCCGCGAGGGCGGCGTGGCGACCGAGATCTACCATCTCAAGGCCGGCGGCATTCGCAACTGGCCCAAGGCCCAGCTCGCGGTGGCCAAGATTGACTCGGCGCGTGCCGCCGGTCAGGACGTGCAGGCGAACATGTATCCGTACGTCGCCGGCGGGACCGGTCTCGCGGCGTGCACGCCGCCCTGGGCGTCGGCAGACGACAAGCTCCTCGCGAACCTGAAGGACCCGGCGACCCGCGCAAGGATCGTCGCCGAGATGCGCCAGACCAAGACCTCGTGGGAGAACCTCTGCCAGCTGGCGACGCCGTCGGGGGTGATGGTGGTCGGCTTCGCCAAGGACGAACTCAAGGGGTACGAAGGCAAGCGGATCGGCGAAGTCGCCGCCGCAATGAAGAAGGACTGGGCCGATGCGGTGGTCGACCTGGTCCTGGCGACAGACGGTGCGGTCGGTATGCTGGTGTTCATGATGAGCGAACCCAACGTCGAAATGCAGCTACGCCAACCCTGGATGAAGATCGGGACCGACGCCGATGGCGTGGATCCCGACTCTGTGAAGTCCATGACCCATCCGCGCACCTATGGGACCTACCCGCGCATCCTCGGTTACTACGTGCGCGAGCGGGGGGTCATGGGGCTCGAGGAGGCGGTGCGAAAGATGTCGAGCGCGGTCGCCACTCGCCTGTCGATCCGGGACCGCGGGGTCCTGCGCGAGGGGATGATGGCGGATGTGGTCGTGTTCGATCCGGCGACCATCATCGATCGGGCCACATTCACGCAGCCGCACCAACTGTCGGAGGGAGTGCAGAAGGTGTATGTGAATGGCGTCCTGGTCTGGGATGCCGGCAAGCACACCGGCGCGAAACCCGGGCGCATCGTGCGTGGCCCGGGCTGGACGGGGTGGGCCAAGTGACGCACACCGCGCGGCTCAAGGCGCGGCGCAACGCGCGTCCGGAACAGGTCTACCAGAAGCTCCGCTCCTTGATCGTGCGCGGGCAGCTGGCCCCGGGCCAGCGCATCGTCGAAACCGACGTGGCGGCGCGGTTGGGGGTGAGCCGGACGCCTGTGCGTGGGGCGTTGCAGCGCCTCGGTCAGGAGGGATACATCGTCGAGTCACCCCGCCTGCGGCAGTCCCGACCCACCGTGGCCCCGATGACGCGCGAGGATGCCCGCGAGTTGTTCCATATTGTCGCGGAAGTCGAGGGGCTGGCCGCCCGATTTGCGGCGGCGATGCCTCTTGTGGCGCGCACCGCGTTGACGAAGGAGCTGACCCGAATCAACGATGAGTTCCGTCGGGCGTCGCGGCCCCGCGATCATGACCACGACCGGGTGTGGGAACTCGACGAGCTGTTCCATCGACGCTACGTCGAGGCCGCGGCGGGGCCGCGTCTCATCGCCTTGCATGACGTGGTCAAGCCACAGGCTGAGCGGTATGAACGACTGTACGTGAGCCTGCTGCACGCGGACCTCGCGGTGTCCGCCACGGAACACGCCGCGATCGCCCGCGCGATTCGTAGCGGGGACGCGGATGCGGCCCAGGCATCGGTGCAGCGCAACTGGCGAAACGCTGCCGACCGTTTGGGTGCCGTGATCGAGACCGTCGGCGAGCGTGGCGCATGGTAGGCGACCTCTGGAACGGGCGGCCGGACGAAGGCGCGCAACCAACGGGACCGGAGGGAAGCATGCGGCGCGATGGATGGCGACGGTCGGCGGCATGGGCCCTCGTCCTCGTGGGCAGCCTCGCGGCCGTGGCGGGGTCCCAGGAACGGGCGCGCGATCGGCGGCGGTATATCGCTCCCGGACAAACGACATCCGATGACCCGCGTCGCATCCCCGTGCCAGCCACCCCGCGTGGCCCGGTGGGTGTCACGGTGCTTCGGGGCGGGCGGGTGTTCGATGGCACCGGGTCGCCAGCGCGCGCGGCGACGGTGATCCTGGAACGCAACCGTATTGCCCGGATCGTCGCTCCATCCGTCCAGGACTGGCCGCGTGATGCGCGGGTAATTGATGTGACTGGCAAGACGGTGCTCCCGGGGCTGATCGACCTGCACACGCACCTGAGCTACATCGAGCCGCCGCTCTCGACGGTTGAAGATGTCGCTGACCAGGACGCCGCCCTGCGGGCCGCCGAACGGCTGCGGTACTTCGTGCAGAGTGGGATCACCAGCGTGCGCGACGTCGCCAGCATCGGCAACGTGCCGTTTGTCGTGAAGCGATGGGTGGACCGGAACGCCATCCCCGGCCCTCGCGTCTTTGCTGCCGGCCAGCTCATCACGGCCCGCGGTGGGCACGGCGCCGACGGGCGGGAACTGAAGCTTGATGCCGCCGTCATCGAGCGCACGGGGGCTGACGAGTGGCGCCTGGCCGTCCGGGACCTGTTCGCCCGTGGCGCCGACGTCATCAAGGTCGCATCGCACTTCTCGCGCGAGGAAGTGAAGGCGGCGGTAGACGAAGCGCACGCCCTCGGGCTCAAGGTCACCTGCGACTGCGAGACCTTCTACATCCAGTGGGCGGTCGAGGCGGGAGTCGACATGATCGAGCACCCACTGCCGCGCAGCGACGAAACGATTCGCCTGATGGCCGAGAAGGGGACCGAGGCGGACCCCACCGTGTACGTCTATACCTACTTCTTCGGCCGGTTTGGCGGCGGGTACTTCGGAAGCACCTCGCGGCGGTTCCACTTTG is drawn from Gemmatimonadota bacterium and contains these coding sequences:
- a CDS encoding D-aminoacylase gives rise to the protein MRKVVLVGGLLGGVGLLASCTGREPAPGAARPYDVVLLGGRVVDGTGAGWFLGDVAIAGDRIARITPAGMLKDAPAATRVDATGQVIAPGFIDIQSHSRDQFLLGDGRVVSKISQGITTEIMGEGWTNAPANDQTIAMLSGVDPANAPDSIARRFTGARGFDAWLTAMHSHGVSPNIGSFIGATTLRGFAKGSAEGAPSPAELDSMRAATRRAMEDGAFGVASALIYPPGRFAGTEELVEIAKAMAPYGGVYISHMRSEADEYLEAIDELLRIGREGGVATEIYHLKAGGIRNWPKAQLAVAKIDSARAAGQDVQANMYPYVAGGTGLAACTPPWASADDKLLANLKDPATRARIVAEMRQTKTSWENLCQLATPSGVMVVGFAKDELKGYEGKRIGEVAAAMKKDWADAVVDLVLATDGAVGMLVFMMSEPNVEMQLRQPWMKIGTDADGVDPDSVKSMTHPRTYGTYPRILGYYVRERGVMGLEEAVRKMSSAVATRLSIRDRGVLREGMMADVVVFDPATIIDRATFTQPHQLSEGVQKVYVNGVLVWDAGKHTGAKPGRIVRGPGWTGWAK
- a CDS encoding GntR family transcriptional regulator; the encoded protein is MTHTARLKARRNARPEQVYQKLRSLIVRGQLAPGQRIVETDVAARLGVSRTPVRGALQRLGQEGYIVESPRLRQSRPTVAPMTREDARELFHIVAEVEGLAARFAAAMPLVARTALTKELTRINDEFRRASRPRDHDHDRVWELDELFHRRYVEAAAGPRLIALHDVVKPQAERYERLYVSLLHADLAVSATEHAAIARAIRSGDADAAQASVQRNWRNAADRLGAVIETVGERGAW
- a CDS encoding amidohydrolase family protein, with the translated sequence MRRDGWRRSAAWALVLVGSLAAVAGSQERARDRRRYIAPGQTTSDDPRRIPVPATPRGPVGVTVLRGGRVFDGTGSPARAATVILERNRIARIVAPSVQDWPRDARVIDVTGKTVLPGLIDLHTHLSYIEPPLSTVEDVADQDAALRAAERLRYFVQSGITSVRDVASIGNVPFVVKRWVDRNAIPGPRVFAAGQLITARGGHGADGRELKLDAAVIERTGADEWRLAVRDLFARGADVIKVASHFSREEVKAAVDEAHALGLKVTCDCETFYIQWAVEAGVDMIEHPLPRSDETIRLMAEKGTEADPTVYVYTYFFGRFGGGYFGSTSRRFHFGDSLNVDVMRRMKAAGIKMGVGTDLIVDWFRSLPHPYINELKYFTQVGYSIPEALVAATRTSAELLDMEDKLGTLQPGKLADVLVVNGRPDESLDDLAKVDLVIRDGWIVVEGGRVVVPRHQPTDAPPIWRPKP